The Pyrus communis chromosome 14, drPyrComm1.1, whole genome shotgun sequence sequence TGCACACTATGAGATAATGCCGAATCTATTCATCTCATAAATATTCATAAAAATCGAATTGCAAGTTCCGAAATGGAATCCGActaccaaaaaattaaaaaaaatatataaaattcacaAGATGTGCGATCCGTGCCACGATCTTTTACCACATAAATCCTAGCATGTAAATCTGCTTGATCAATTGCGtatcaaattatataaaattttaaaaaaaatgcaaaatcttGAGCCGTAAAAACAGAAATCTCAATTTCAGTGATTGTGGAACTTATCAAGCGTGAGATTAGATTTTTCACATTCGTAGGATCAAGATTGTTGCAATAACAGTAAATTAAAGATCCAagaaatctcacattttccgtcgaaatccttcattttctcggcaaccaaacaggcGGTAAGCGAATCGATTCTggaatgaaaagaaagaaactgTGACGATTTCTAGCAGTCATCTGCAGAGAGGAGGCTTATTTGTGACCGCCTCGAATGACTAATATACCCCTCATTTGGTGTTACGGATAGtgacgtgtcgtgttgtgattggtcaGGTGGAGGTTTGAGAAGCGGTCTAATATACGAGTTCGTTACTGTTAGTTACTTCAGAATAATTTTGCCGGGCCACGCTCGTGTGGGGTAGTGCTCAGGGTAGCTCATATGGACCGCACCAATACGATTTTACCAATCATTATTAGGGCTAGGTTCGGTTCtaatcggttcggttttttctcaaaaccgaaaccgaaccgaaatttcggttcggttcaattttttttcggtttttttcggttcggttttttttcggttcggtttttctcggttcggtttcggtttttttcggtttttttttttttttttttttctccatccaaaattattaaaaaaaaaaaaaaggaaatatgaaAGTTCACATTCATATTAAGAGGCCAGGCggaatgaaaaataaggaggaggagggttagggttacagttaagggttttgttaaaaagattaaaaaattaaaaataatctcacaaatcctggaggcactgaaaccaacttggcaacaggttctgttttgttatgattgtatgactaaactatttataaatattcaaaaaaattatatatatatatatatatcggttcggttcggtttccgagcctcaaaaaccgaaacTGAACTGGtcagattcggttcggttcggtttgacaatttcggttcggtttttttgcggttcggtttttttcggtctcggtccggttcggttttcggtttttttcgattttcggttttttgaacccacccctaatcATTATGGGTATAAATTCATTATCAAAATCgttattatgttaattttattgTTGAGACAGGTGGGagtatttttttgttgttgaaaaaGATGCTTAGATAAAAGTAGTGGAATAGAAAAACTCATCCCAAACTCAAACATGAATATCATAAACTAAAGTTGAGTATTAATTAAAAGACACGCTGTCTGATTAAACACAAGATGCTAAACAAATGGCTTACAAAAACTAGtgcaaaattaaaatacatagACTTCCATAGAGAAAACGGCAAGTTGGAAGAAAACAGTGGTGATGTAGGCAAAACTTTGGCAAAGAATACTACTTGAGATAGACAAAAAAAAGTGTCACACATGCTTAAAATTCAACAAATACCAAGCACTGCCTAAAAGGTTTGGTTGAAGAAATATTTCTTCAATCAAACCCTTCTACCAGACTGGTAAGAAATATTTCTTCAACCAAAACTAATTGGAGATGGATGGAGAGATATCTAAATGTTTTTTAAGTAGCAAGATTTCCCTCTCTCCAACATCGAATACTCTTAACACGTCCTTTCTCATGCATGGCATCAATTTTTACGTGTGAGAACGTATGTGATCGTTGAACGTGATACATAAATAGCCTACTTTGATAGGATACTAAATATAAATATTGGCTTGACCCCGTGTGCAAGTCGTTAGGAAGACTTATATAGAACGAGTTCACCGTCACCGTGGTGACCCtttccaataatataaggacaTGTGTTATGTTACATGTGACATTGTATTATTGGATTGGTTCACGTACGTGCAAACCCTTCCATGTAAAATGCAAGTCGCCCAAGTTTGATAGTTTCCTAGTTTTGTGTGTACACTTCTTGTTCGCGCttataaaaccctaatttagtAAACGCAACTGATTCGATACCCTAATGAACCATAAACGCAACCAGTTTTGAATTGGATTCTGCAGGCCATGGGTGCAAACCCTAGATATAGTTACATCACCAAAGTCCAGGTGAGGCAAGTGCATGCCTGCCCTAATTTCCCCTTGCTTCCAATTAAAAACGACAACActgttttcttttgaatttccaGATTAAGATTGACGGTGATTGATCATCAAAAGCCAACAATGAATCTTTGTTCTACAGTGATTATCTGGCGCAGCTCACCACTCGGCACTCACTTAAATGATTTTCTCCTTTTCCCTCAACTAAACTGGTGTGCTTGTCTCACTCCATTGGGGAATCTTCAGACTACTTAATTCCGGTAcgattttttgttcaatttcttcATGTGCAATGATCCTAGGAGTTTAAATTATTAGAGATGTGTAGGGCTATAGGACCATTGCAACTGGAGTCTAACTTGCTAAATGACACTGAGAGGGGGACCATTTCACTTGAAAAATTAGGTGCTTGCAGCTGTCTTTGTATTTAGAATATATACACATTAAGCCTCATCCCCACCGCAGATATGCCATAGTGCATGTGAATCCTATAAACACTAACAAAAACTCTAAACCCTAGTATATTATGTCAGGAAATCAAAACCTTGCATAATAGTTTTAATAACATTTGATCTCTAGCTCCATCCAATTTCAACTGGTTCTGAGTCGCATGCTCACATTCTAATATGGTATACCAGAGCATACTATCATGTCACACACGCTCTTTATCATCTGATTCCTTAGACCTCTCCATCCATCAATTAGTCTTGGGCTAGATGCTCCCAAATATCTTAATTATTCATCGTTCGACTATAAAAAATACCATCATATTCTTCGTAATTTCCTCTGCACCATCCAAGCTACCAGCCGAATGAGTGTTGGATAGTAttagttataacttataagtgTAAGTTGTACTACTAATTGTCATATTTTCTCTACGAGAAGGATATGTCTGATACGGTGAATCCGAAAAGGAATATATATCGGAGATGCGAATGCTATTTGCTCCCGCACTAATAATAATGGAAATTGTAATTTCCATGACAAGAATGATAAGTTTGACACTGACTGCCAAACACAAGTATATCGTTGGAGGGAGAGGAGCAGGAAGAGaataaaagtaaagaaaacgAAACGAAGTGGTAAGGCGAGAATGTAATACCTTTCTTTGTCTGTCATAAAGTTGAAGAATCTATGCTTAGAAAAATAgacctcttcttcttttctttatacCCTTCCCATATGACTATGAGGGAAGGCAAGATTGGATTGCAGTAGtcagattttattaatttgtctCCCTCTACAAGTTCTGAACTTTAGGCGATGTTCAGCAAGCTTAATGCATCTGCATTGTATCGATTTTTCAGTTACAAGCATCGATCTGTCCTTATAATGTTTAAACAATGTGTGTATctgtttctaaaaaaaaaaaagtgtgtatCTCTGTTTATTTATCACATGTTCAGAAAAATGAATCACATTTTACTTGTAACAAAATTGAAAAGGTAATTGAAAATCACAACTTTACCGTTTGAAAGCGAGTTAATTAATGTCCTGTAGATATtttcaaagagagagagagagggtgagcCTTGGCTCAAAGGAAAGGTTGCTCCTTTGTGACCGAAAGGTCACGGGTTCAAGTGCTGGAAATATCCTATTTGTAAAGTAAGAATAAGGCTACGTACGATAGACATCCCCCCATCCTCTCAAAGTAGGGAGCGTTGTTTGGCTTGGGTTGCCTTTTAGATATTTTTAGAGAATTTTCAAGGCTTTGTACTTTAATTTGTTCATAGGATATTCTACATGTAGGTTGACTGGAGGAACAAAAAGGCAGAAGTagtagaagaagaaagaatattgggtaaattacattttaccccctcaggttttggtgcaattgcaacctcatataacatttttaaaacatttcaatctcatacatttattattattttcatttcaatttcatatatccgttagaaaatctgttaagtgatgacgtggcaaatataAGGTCCTCATTTATGCTGACGAGGCTGCCAAACATGTGCCATGTGgcataaacaattaataaaaaattaaaatctaatttgaatattaacatattaaaataattaattaaaaattttaaaaaaaatacaaattcttCATCTTGCCACCCGAGCCACCCCTTCACTCGTCACCAACCCCGTCCCTCATCATCACCCTCTTCCCCCATCACTTCCGCACCAAGCTTTTCCTTCCAGCATCACCACCAGCCTCTATCACCACCCTTTTTCCCATAACTTTTGCACCAAGCTTCTCcctccaacaccaccaccatcccCTATCACCACCCCTTCCCCCATTATTTCCACACCAAGCTTCTCCCTACAGAACCACCACTATCAACTCATCTGCAAAGCCCcaagtgtcacatcccaacccgagctccaccacatcccaggctcgactccgccgtagcacgatattgtccgctttgagcccctaccacgccctcacggttttgtttatgggaactcacgagcaacttcccaatgggtcacccatcctgagattgctcCAGCCCAATCTCACataacttcgaagttccaatggaattcgaagccaatgagctcccaaaaggcctcgtgctatatggaggtaggtatgtacatataaggcataggggatccactcccctgggcgatgtgggatctaacaatccacctccccttaggggcccgacatcctcgtcggcacacttccggtcagggattggctctgataccaaattgtcatatctcAACCCGACCTCCACCACATCCCCAGCTCGACTCCAccctagcacgatattgtccgctttgggccccgaccacgccttcacggttttgtttttgggaactcacaagcaaattcccaatgggtcacccatcttgggattgctccagcccaatctcgcttaacttcggagtttcaaTGGAattcgaagctagtgagctcccaaaaggcctcgtgctatatggaggtgggcatatACATATAAGCATAGAGGATCCattcccctgagcgatgtgggatctaacaccGAGCAACCCAGAGACCTTTCAATTTTCCTCCACCTTTATCACCGCCTTAAGCCCTTGCCTCAATTTCTTCTTCCAATTGGAGCATTTCACTCCCAGTCTCCTATGTCGACCAGCAACTCTCACTCATTCTCTGCCCGTCCCTTCGTCGTTGTTCTCACATAAAACAACCACCTATATGTCCCCACCTCATTAGACGACTCACTGCCGCCACTAACTCAACTCTAAATGACTCGCTCGACTGGGATGAGTTCAGCAACTTCGCTGCCACACAATCCGAGGATGAGCTCGACTCGAGCTCTTGGCGCCTAATCTTCGAACCCGCCCCCTTCAAGCCTGACCTGGCCATCAACCCTGACACTGCACCTATGGACAACAGCGTTTTGGAGATCGAGGAGGAGCTCGACTTGAGCTCCGAGCATCTCTAAAGACGACTAGGGCCTGGAGGTTTCTCTGAGACCCATCATCCAATTAAATTACTTGGATTTGGGATCTAGGGTTTAATCGCAAATAGGGAATTCGAATCAAATTAGATGTGGAAATTAggaatttgggatttttggttAGACAAGGAAGTGCGGAAGTGATGAGGGATGGGGGTGGTGATGGGAGAAGGGTGGCTCGGGTGGGCAAATGGGTGGTGGTGGGAGAAGGGGTGGCTTGGGTGGGGAAGATGaagatttgtgatttttttttaattaattattttaatatgttaatattcaaattagattttaattttttattaattatttataccACGTGACATATGTTTGGTAGCCACATCAGCATAAATGAGGACCTCatatttgccacatcatcacttaactattaacttaacaaattttgtaacggatgtatgaaattgaaatgaaaacaCTAATAAaagtatgagattgaaatgttttaaagatgttgtatgatgTTACAATTGCACCAAAAcctgagggggtaaaatgtaatttacccaagaaTATTTCTTCCTCATGTTCAATAAACTTAGTTAGAGGTAATTcacttaaattttggttttaagtTGTAGAAAGAGAGCTTTTCATTCtttctttgtattttatttCTGCAATCTGCATTACTGTAATATTCTAagcatataaaaaaattaacatgaaCTTATATATTCTATAAATTGCTCTAATGTACGGAGAAGAGGATACTCAAATAATGGTGCATCAAGACATAGAAAAGCTACTTCATTAAAAATAGGAAACATGGTTTAGGTTACAAGCTACAGCTGATCAAATCTTACAGAATACAATACACATGAAACACTACATAAGTATTTAAAGGATGAAAAACAAGAGCACTACATAgacttttttttaatacaaagcTCACTACAGTACTAATTTGAGccactttatttttattttcaacattATATTTGAGTAGTTAACTAATTAAGACATAGTCTGCTACTGGTAAGGCTTCAGCTTTGGGATCAGCTGGCCTTTTAGGTGGAGGGACATGACTTCGTTGGTCGATCCAATGAGATTTCCACCTATGAACACCGCGGGCACAGGCGCGGTACACCCCATCCTCGTAAGAGCCTTCTCCATTTCCCTGCCCTCGGGATCTTGGTCAATCTCATGAACCACAGGACTCACCCCAATTTCTTGGAATAGAATGTTGACTGCATAACACAGGCAACATGAGCTCTTGCTAAAAATCACCACACCATTCTCTGATGCCAACCTCATTACTTTGTCCATCTTGGAAAACTCGTTTGATCAGGAATATCTTCCCAATATGGTAAACTTTTTCCTTGAATGGAAAAGTAAACCAAATATGGCAAAGTTTTACCTGAGAATACTTGTTAACTTAAGATTTGATCAAAACCATCGGATCGAATTCAGATTGAACTCGATCCAATGGTTGGATTGGGTTTTGGAATTAGAAGAGAATTAGATATATAGGGTAGCTAGAGAGAGAAGGGTTGAAGGCTTAAGGTTGTTTGAATATTAATTTGAGCTCTCAGGCTGGACTATTTATAGAAGCAGCATTGGGTGTGGACTGCTTGCTTcctttcaacaacaaaaatattcAAAAGAAGATGGTCTTTACTTGGATGCCCTAATAAAAAATCTACTTTTTTATGATAAAGACTAGCATGTTCTGTTAGATTGAACAAGTTGCAGATGCTTTTCCTGCATGCAATACATGATTAGCGACTGATTCGAGTAAAATGAAGAGTTGTGCGTTAGGTCAATTGGCGAAAGTAGTGCATATGTCCTATATGTCCCTTGCACACGAATGAAATGAATTAATTAGTTTACTATTTATAATTGAGTGGTTAAATTTATATATGACACACGTGGATGGCCTATGCACCATTTCTTTTCAGGTTGTGAAGATTTAACCCAAATAAATACTCACTACGTACTGTCTCAGGACACAATTAACAAAAGTAGAGAAATTTTCTATAAGGCAGCTGGTCTTTATACCAGATTCTCTCAATCACGTTCCCTTGAATCCCTGTGCAGATTTATGGGGAATGAGATCTATGGCTTTCGGTGCTGTGTGATTCTCTTCTGTTGCGCCCACCAACTTGCCCGATTCCTTTTCGCACGTAGGGGCGTGGCGGGGACGTGTGAGCTGATACATTATTCATACACGTTCTGATGCTACTGATTTTCCAAACTTGCCATGCTCCACACGTTTTAAGAAACATCCCCCCTTAGTATAGATGAAGAGGAttaattcttcttcttggagGAAAGCGTTAGAATATAATGTGAGGTCAGATTATATATCATCGAGTAAATTAATTGCTTATTCTGAAGGCCACAGTGGATAACTTTTTGTTCTATTGGATTTGGAGGAATACAAGGCAAAGAAAGCTTAGGGTATCTAATTATCATTGTCTTTCTTAGATCCTTTAGCGTCTCGAGAGATTTTGCTGTGTAACTGAGATGAGAGCTGTCGATACAAGAGGACATATACATCCTCGGTTGTATGGATGCATCTTGCGTAAAAGCGTCAAGCACATGGCGTACCGAAATTCAGTTGGCAGTTGTTAAAGCCAATAGATATTGATACTCTAGTCTATGGCAGCGCCAGAATGCTGAGAACCAACCCTTTCATCTTTTGCTTTTTATAGACAAATATATGTAGTgtttcctatatatatacatgcaaagGCTTGGATTCTTATCTTATGGTTATTCCATATTAGTGACTCATATACAAcgaattaaaataataatgaaaactATATCTGcatcatatatacatacacacacacacacacacacatatatagtgGGAAATGGATATATACGCCCTAAGCTAGTGGATAAGTTAATTGATATTGGGAAATTAACAatatgggtaatgctagagagactaaagtTGTAGATAAAtgttgcaaactaaatgatgtgtcacccaTAGGAATAAGCAtatttatcaacgcttaagtcataattcaatcatcaacttccaagtcatttaatttacaaaattttgtcaacaaatttagtctctctagcattatcctaaCAATATTATTGTTCAAATATATATTCAGAAATCTTGATGATAATAAAAAGTGATCTACTTTGTTAGACCTTATTCTATATTGCAATATATATAGCTTTGCATGGAACAATCTTTCTTGAACAGTCACAAATAGATGAAAACGCTCTGCAGTTTATAGTTTTATTGGACAACCCAACTTTTCATTCCCAACCTAAGTGGCATTCTCACTTCTACaagatttttgttatttttggttTTATGCAATGATGTCGGGTACATATCACTTGCCGCCCAAGTcaacaataaaatttgaaataacaagCATTTACCAATTAAAACTGCTATTGACATTCCAAAACAGAAATAATCATACTGCAATACGTCTTCttaaagaagaaaattaaggCAAGAAGGGTGCATTATGACTATATATTTTGTAGTGCAAAAAGTGGTTCtctttcaaattttatataAGTCAATGGTCGCAGTTCGATCCATTGCTGATTTGGCAGATAGGGAAATATAAAGCAGTACGCAATTACCTATAATAATAATTAGTAGAAGATGCTTATATAGAGAACACTTTCAGAACTCTCCAGGATACTTTTCATATGATCTGACTTCAattcatatatacatatagaatGTAGCCAGGAAAGTTAAATTACATCGAgaatagaagaaagaaaattaaaccTCAATACTCATTTTCTTTAAGCATGGTATTGCGATTCTTTTTACTGGATCTAATTAACAAAACATTATAGCATAGCAAGCTTAAGCTTCCAGTGTGATAATATGTAGCTACTAGCTATCTAGAACCAGATTGCTTGTGCATCTTTCAGCATTTTCTTTAGAGATCCATCCACATGGTAGGATATGATATCTTTCGACGAGCCGACATATTTCCCACCTATGAACACAGCAGGAAGAGCAGGATTGCATCCGAGGTTTCTCAATGCACACTCCATGTCCCTCCCATTGGCGCATCGGTCGAGCTCGTGAATCGCCGGACTTGCACCGAGCTCGTAGAAAAGCGTCTTCACGCTGTGGCATATACAGCAGGAGCTCTTTGTGAAGATCACAGCAGCCTTCTCTGAAGCCAACTCTCTCACATTCTCCATTACTAAAAACAAAAGCAGGTTTCTTAGAGAACAAGTAATGCAGCTGAGTTACTAGATATGATGAAAACCCTAAAGCAGATAGATAGTTAAGATCTGCGGAGCTTGGGGGTAGACTTTGAGGTTCATAGGCCTGGCTATTTATAAAGGATGTGGGGGAGGATTTGTTTAATCTAGAGGAAAGGAGAAACAATTTAAGAACCAGAAAAATGGACAAGAAAGAGAAAGCAGCTTTAAGATATTTGGATTGGATAAGAAAAATGCCCCTTTGTGATGATTTGCATGATGGTGACTCCATTATAATCATACCGATATTATCATCAGTTCTGTTTTTCACAGAATTTCTGGAtgtcaaaatatatatttaatattatcAATTCTGACATGAGATTTTTGTATTCTTCAACCAAACTACTATATTCTATAAACAAATTGCATGTAGCATATATTTTATCACACAATAAATCATAATTTAGATCTCCTGGAATGCCATACGATGGATAGGGTTTGACACTTTAAGTAAGAACCACAGACATATGTATAAATATTAAAGTTATTAACCCACAAACACAC is a genomic window containing:
- the LOC137716546 gene encoding monothiol glutaredoxin-S9-like, translated to MDKVMRLASENGVVIFSKSSCCLCYAVNILFQEIGVSPVVHEIDQDPEGREMEKALTRMGCTAPVPAVFIGGNLIGSTNEVMSLHLKGQLIPKLKPYQ
- the LOC137714234 gene encoding glutaredoxin-C11-like, which produces MENVRELASEKAAVIFTKSSCCICHSVKTLFYELGASPAIHELDRCANGRDMECALRNLGCNPALPAVFIGGKYVGSSKDIISYHVDGSLKKMLKDAQAIWF